The Chthoniobacterales bacterium DNA window GAGTTCCGGTGAGTGTGGTCCGTGTCGAGCTAACCAAAACAGAGGTTAGAATCGGGAAATTTTGCAGAGTATTGGGGCCGGTATCGGTGTCGCCGATATCATTGGCGGTGACGCCAAACCCATCCTCGCTGCCTGCGGCCAGGTTGATGGCGAGTTGCGCGTTTCCGTAGATGGCGTTGCGCTGGATGCGGTTGCCAAACGTGGTGGCGTCGAAAAGGTCGATGCCGCGCAGGTTGTTTCCAGAGATCAGATTGCCCTGGCCGGAGTTGAGGCCGCCAATGAGATTGCCCGTGGCACCGGAAAAGAGGGCGATGCCACTCCACATGTTTCCAATGGCTGCGGTGGAGCCGGCATTGAGGCCGATGGTGTTGTTGAGAATGGAGTTATTGGAGGTGCCTGCGCCGCTGAGAGAGACGCCGTAGTTGCCGTTGCCGGAAATGATGTTTGGAGTGCCGATGTTGCCGATGACGTTGGCCTGCGCTTCGCCGAAAATATCCACGCCGCTCCAGCCATTGGGCAGGGCCGATGTGCCGGCCGGGTTAAGTCCGATGTAATTGTAGGTGATGCTGTTCGAGTTGGTGCCGGTGCCGGAAATGGTGATGCCCTGCTGCTGGTTGCCGGAGATAAAGTTGCGCGCGCCGGAGACAGTGCCGCCAATGAGGTTGCCCTGGGTTCCGCCGAAGAGGGCGACACCCGGCCCGACGTTGGCGCTGGCGGCAGTGCCGGGGCCGTTGAGTCCGATATAATTGGCGGAGACCGTGTTGCCATTGGTTCCCGCACCGTAGATGCCGATGCCGCGATAGTTGTTGCCAGAGATGTAGTTGCGGGAGGCGGCGCTGATGCCGCCAATGGTGTTGGCCGTGGCGGCGCCAGAGATGTCGATGCCGACATTATTGGGGATGGCCACGGTGCCGGCAGGGCTGAGGCCGATGTAATTGCCGGCAACCACATTGCCACTACTGCCTGTTCCATCGATGGCGATGCCCTGGCCTGCATTTCCCGAGATGTAATTACGGCTGCCGGAAACAGTTCCGCCGACCGTGTTGTTTTGCGCGCCTCCATAGATGCCGACTCCCGAGAAGGCGTTGGCGCGGGCGGCGGAACCAGTGGAATTGAGGCCAATGTAATTGGCGGCGATGGTATTTTGGTTGGTGCCGACTCCGCTGATGCTCACTCCCTGACTGGCGTTGCCGGAAATGACATTGCGGCTGGCAGAGGTGGTGCCGCCGATGAGGTTGCCACTGGCTCCGTCGGAGATTTGCACCCCGGCATAACCGTTGGGCACAGATGTGAGTCCCGTATTATTCAGGCCAATGAAGTTGCCGGAGACGATGTTGCCCGTGGTGCCGGGATCGGCAATGACGATGCCTTGCTGTGTGTTGCCACAAATGACGTTGCGGGCTGTGGAGGTGGTGCCCCCGACGGTGTTGCCACTGGCTCCGGCAGCGATGGTGATGCCAGCGTATCGATTGGCGAGGGCGGTGACACCGCTGTATTTGGTGCCAATGTAATTGCCCAGAACCCGGTTGCCGCTGGTGCCGGAACCTGTGATGTAAATGCCGGAGGCTGTGTTGCCAGAGATCACGTTGCGATCTGCGGCAGTGGTGCCCCCAATGCTGTTATTGATGGCTCCGCCGCTGAGGGTGATGCCGTCGAAGGCATTTGGCGCGGCAGTGGTGCCGTTCCAGCTCAGGCCGATGTAGCAACCCACGATTTTGTTGGCCTGGGCAGCAGCGCCTGTGATGAGGATGCCTTCCTGGGAAAAACCATAGATGACGAGGTGGCGGATGGTGCAGTTGGCTGACACCAGCTTCAAACCTGGCGCATAAACATCCGGCGGCTGGGCATAAGTGCCCGTGAGGACAATGGATGGGCCATACGGATTGGTGTCTCCACCCGCGAGGGTGCCATCGATGGTGGTATTATCCCCGGGAGCGAAAAGCGGGGCAGAAGGACGAATGGCAAAGACATGGCCGGCGTACCCCGGGTCGGTGGTCGGGATATTAAAAGTGATCGTCGTCCCCGGATGATCGAAACCATAATAAAGCGCCGCGCGCAGACTGCCGGGGCCGCTGTCCCGGGTGTTGGTCACGATGGGCGACAAAGCCGTAGCCGCGCCATAGAGGATCGCCATCCCGGCGCGGTCACCGGGGCTGAGTGGGCGATCGTATTGCTGACCGTAAATGTCGAGATACGCACTGTAGGCGGGTTTCGGCTCGATGGTGTTGAGAGTGGCGGGATTGATCGAAAAAGCATTCCGCGCGTAATGCATGATCGAATAAAAATCATACGGCCCATTATTCAGCGAGCTGGGTATGAGGGTGAAATTCCCGTTGCTGGCACCTCCATTGATATTCGACGTGAGGATGTTCACATACGTGTCGCGGTCGGAGCGTTGATGCTCGTGGATGAGCCCCAGGGTGTGACCGATCTCGTGGAGAAGCGTTCCCCGATTCCAGCTCCCGATCAGAAACGTTTGTGCCGGGCCCACCATGCCCACGGCGGATTGTCCGCCTGAAATAGCGGCATTCTCGACCCACATGTAATTTGTCTGCGTAGTGCGTGGGGTAAATTGCACATTCGCAAAAGTGGTCCACTCGGCGGCGGCATCACGAAACGCGCGTTGATGGGCAGCCGTAACGCCGCTGGCAAACGCATAATAAACAATCCCACCGGGCCATTTGACGAGTCCACTCGGACCCGCGCTGCTGGGAGTGGCACTGAAAGTGGAGACGCCTCCCTTGCTGGTAGTGGACGTTCCAGCGAGATGATCACGCCAATTTCTAATCACCCCCGCCCGGACTTGCATATCCCCCAGACTCACCAAGTCGTCGTCGCTGGTGGTTTTCTGGAGGATTTGGTTATAGGCAGCGAGGCTTGCCGAGGCAGTGCTGCTTTTGATTTGTGCCCAACCGGTGGCCAAAGGCACCAGAAACAATAAAACGACGATCCTTTGCAGAATAACGCGGATAAGTGGAATGGACACGAGCATGAGAATCCTTTCGCAGATGGGCAGAAGATTTTTCTAGCCAGATCCTGCCCAAAACACAAGCGGCGAAGATTGCCCGGACGCACAGTTCCGATTGACAATGTGGAGACGAAACCGCTAGTCTTGCCGCATTGGGAAATGAGACAATCCCATTCGTGGTTTTAGTTCTTTGCGACGTTTGAATTTGCCCTGCGGTGTGCGGGATCAAAGGTATCAACTCCCGGACCGATAATTAATTATTCCTTGGAGGCCGGTTTGGACGGTCAATGACAGGCCTTAATTGGAAGTC harbors:
- a CDS encoding M12 family metallopeptidase, with translation MSIPLIRVILQRIVVLLFLVPLATGWAQIKSSTASASLAAYNQILQKTTSDDDLVSLGDMQVRAGVIRNWRDHLAGTSTTSKGGVSTFSATPSSAGPSGLVKWPGGIVYYAFASGVTAAHQRAFRDAAAEWTTFANVQFTPRTTQTNYMWVENAAISGGQSAVGMVGPAQTFLIGSWNRGTLLHEIGHTLGLIHEHQRSDRDTYVNILTSNINGGASNGNFTLIPSSLNNGPYDFYSIMHYARNAFSINPATLNTIEPKPAYSAYLDIYGQQYDRPLSPGDRAGMAILYGAATALSPIVTNTRDSGPGSLRAALYYGFDHPGTTITFNIPTTDPGYAGHVFAIRPSAPLFAPGDNTTIDGTLAGGDTNPYGPSIVLTGTYAQPPDVYAPGLKLVSANCTIRHLVIYGFSQEGILITGAAAQANKIVGCYIGLSWNGTTAAPNAFDGITLSGGAINNSIGGTTAADRNVISGNTASGIYITGSGTSGNRVLGNYIGTKYSGVTALANRYAGITIAAGASGNTVGGTTSTARNVICGNTQQGIVIADPGTTGNIVSGNFIGLNNTGLTSVPNGYAGVQISDGASGNLIGGTTSASRNVISGNASQGVSISGVGTNQNTIAANYIGLNSTGSAARANAFSGVGIYGGAQNNTVGGTVSGSRNYISGNAGQGIAIDGTGSSGNVVAGNYIGLSPAGTVAIPNNVGIDISGAATANTIGGISAASRNYISGNNYRGIGIYGAGTNGNTVSANYIGLNGPGTAASANVGPGVALFGGTQGNLIGGTVSGARNFISGNQQQGITISGTGTNSNSITYNYIGLNPAGTSALPNGWSGVDIFGEAQANVIGNIGTPNIISGNGNYGVSLSGAGTSNNSILNNTIGLNAGSTAAIGNMWSGIALFSGATGNLIGGLNSGQGNLISGNNLRGIDLFDATTFGNRIQRNAIYGNAQLAINLAAGSEDGFGVTANDIGDTDTGPNTLQNFPILTSVLVSSTRTTLTGTLNSQPNQSYRIEFFHGPAGDASQHGGCRYFLGYTNVATNGSGNGSFSVYFTSPIPIGNSVSATATSSSNNTSEFAGNIVATGAP